The following proteins come from a genomic window of Galactobacillus timonensis:
- a CDS encoding DUF5058 family protein: protein MSDFLRQANSVPMYLIAAVLVVAVLFQSVLFLRRAWKRGRELGMDPAVLKQTAVSSAAFTVVPSIGILIGVLALAPALGVPVPWLRLSVLGALHYESSTASNLAKGLGLGELPSSMMTGGDLASIVLGMTVCILSGAVFVLFFFRKYQKSIMTKAKGNPKMADILFSSMFLGMIAAYLGDAVSYLRTVTVSGQTRPVNILPLIAFVTAFFANAFFQHLIHKKNIHWLENYALSFSMLVGMACAVIGQFIFPSMSTFLN, encoded by the coding sequence ATGAGTGATTTTCTTCGTCAGGCGAATTCAGTTCCCATGTATCTGATTGCGGCGGTGCTGGTGGTCGCAGTTCTTTTTCAGTCTGTGCTCTTTCTGAGGCGGGCATGGAAGCGTGGAAGGGAACTTGGCATGGATCCGGCGGTGCTGAAACAGACGGCAGTATCTTCGGCTGCCTTTACGGTGGTTCCTTCGATCGGAATCCTGATCGGTGTCCTTGCCCTGGCGCCGGCGCTGGGTGTTCCGGTGCCGTGGCTGCGTCTTTCGGTGCTGGGTGCGCTGCATTATGAGAGCAGTACGGCGTCAAATCTTGCCAAGGGTCTTGGCCTTGGGGAGCTGCCCAGTTCGATGATGACAGGCGGCGATCTTGCGTCGATTGTTCTGGGAATGACGGTGTGCATTCTTTCGGGTGCGGTGTTTGTGCTGTTTTTCTTCCGGAAATATCAGAAATCAATCATGACGAAGGCAAAGGGCAATCCGAAGATGGCGGATATTCTGTTTTCGTCGATGTTTCTGGGAATGATTGCGGCGTATCTTGGGGATGCGGTTTCCTATCTTCGTACCGTGACCGTTTCGGGACAGACGCGGCCGGTGAACATTCTGCCGCTGATTGCGTTTGTGACGGCGTTTTTTGCCAATGCATTCTTTCAGCATCTGATCCATAAGAAAAACATCCACTGGCTGGAAAACTATGCGCTTTCGTTTTCGATGCTGGTTGGCATGGCATGTGCGGTGATCGGGCAGTTCATCTTCCCGTCGATGAGCACGTTTCTTAACTGA
- a CDS encoding M20/M25/M40 family metallo-hydrolase, whose protein sequence is MTMLAMIGKIVLWILIVLAVLLVIAIIRALLLRAPAKGQRMAVSRNEKELQEMGERFARMIRVETISKNGDEDLSAFDQLHDVIDDLFPLCTKTMEKNVVHGVLIYRWKGKDSSALPILMMGHQDVVPVDPSGWKYPPFGGEIHDGALYGRGTMDDKCNIFCQMSAIEGLLAKGFVPPCDVYLSYSINEETSGNGAKEAIDWLKAHGVNRLALALDEGGAVVDKAMAGMDRPYAVIGITEKGYVNLKVTASGEGGHASAPKAETPVTRLCEFVSDVNRKKPFERLMTPHVQSMFEGMAPSFDFGMKLLMGNLWLFRPLLVKLMPKVNNQAGALLGTTCAFTMMKGSDAANVIPSHASMVANLRTGFTQNVEESVNVLKKIGAKYDLEFEVLYSREASPVTPTDSAAYKYLEGCIRHQFPDCGVAPYVMTGGTDNRWYAELTENCLRFYPVRLTSEELSCMHGNNERISLDACSDAIDFYAYFLEHYRPGK, encoded by the coding sequence ATGACGATGCTGGCAATGATTGGAAAGATTGTGCTTTGGATATTGATTGTTCTTGCGGTTCTGCTGGTGATTGCGATCATTCGGGCGCTGCTGTTGAGGGCGCCGGCGAAGGGACAGCGGATGGCGGTGAGCCGCAATGAGAAAGAGCTGCAGGAAATGGGTGAGCGCTTTGCGCGCATGATCCGTGTCGAAACGATTTCAAAGAACGGGGATGAGGATCTTTCGGCTTTTGATCAGCTGCATGATGTGATTGATGATCTGTTCCCGCTGTGTACAAAGACGATGGAGAAGAACGTGGTGCACGGGGTTCTGATCTATCGCTGGAAGGGAAAGGATTCTTCTGCTCTGCCGATTCTGATGATGGGACATCAGGATGTGGTGCCGGTGGATCCTTCGGGCTGGAAATATCCTCCGTTTGGCGGGGAGATTCATGATGGCGCTCTGTATGGCCGGGGAACGATGGATGACAAGTGCAACATCTTCTGTCAGATGTCGGCAATTGAAGGACTGCTTGCGAAGGGCTTTGTGCCGCCGTGCGATGTGTATCTGTCCTATTCGATCAATGAAGAGACGTCTGGCAACGGGGCAAAGGAAGCGATCGACTGGTTGAAGGCACATGGCGTCAACCGTCTGGCGCTGGCTCTGGATGAAGGCGGCGCGGTCGTTGATAAGGCGATGGCAGGCATGGACCGTCCGTATGCGGTGATCGGCATTACGGAGAAGGGCTATGTCAATCTGAAGGTGACCGCGAGCGGAGAAGGTGGACATGCCAGTGCGCCGAAGGCCGAGACGCCGGTGACGCGGCTGTGTGAATTTGTGTCGGATGTGAACCGGAAAAAGCCGTTTGAGCGCCTGATGACGCCGCATGTGCAGTCGATGTTTGAAGGGATGGCTCCTTCCTTTGATTTTGGGATGAAGCTTTTGATGGGCAATCTGTGGCTGTTCAGGCCGCTCCTGGTCAAATTGATGCCGAAGGTGAACAATCAGGCAGGTGCGCTGCTTGGGACGACCTGTGCCTTTACAATGATGAAGGGATCGGATGCGGCAAACGTCATTCCGTCGCATGCGTCGATGGTCGCCAATCTGCGGACGGGATTTACGCAGAATGTCGAGGAATCGGTCAATGTGCTGAAGAAGATCGGTGCGAAGTATGATCTTGAGTTTGAAGTTCTCTACAGCCGCGAAGCTTCGCCGGTGACGCCGACGGACAGTGCTGCCTACAAATATCTGGAAGGCTGCATTCGTCATCAGTTTCCGGACTGCGGCGTGGCGCCCTATGTAATGACAGGCGGCACGGACAATCGCTGGTATGCGGAGCTGACCGAAAACTGCCTGCGCTTCTATCCGGTACGTCTTACGTCCGAAGAACTGTCCTGCATGCATGGAAACAATGAGCGGATCAGTCTTGATGCATGCAGCGATGCGATTGATTTCTATGCCTATTTCCTGGAACACTATCGGCCCGGAAAATAA
- a CDS encoding uracil-xanthine permease family protein, with protein MKLIYDVEDKPKLGALITYGFQQVLAIMAATIAVPMIVGNGMSTGAAIFGAGCGTLVYTFFTKRKSPVFLGSSFAFIGSMVAAFAGAVSVQAGFAGLLLGAIFAGLVYVIIAAITKAVGVGWIDRLMPAVVIGPTVSIIGLSLAGNAISDLQVSSATGETTKIAVLCGLVALFATMLASTYGRKHARMIPFIIGILSGYVLAAIFTFIGIATGNTALQITNFSALTSLFADGVQLSSFFSVPDFTFTHAFAGFSEITGAYVGTIFAAYVPVAFVVFAEHIADHKNISSIIGRDLLKDPGLDHTLLGDGIGSIVGAFFGGCPNTTYGESIGCVAITRNASVATIITAAIECICLSFLSPVVGFIATIPSCVMGGVCMALYGFIAVSGLKMVQNVDLDQNRNLFVVSTILIAGIGGLSLTFGSVTITAVACALILGIVVNLMLSKKQPDADNND; from the coding sequence ATGAAACTCATTTACGATGTAGAAGACAAACCGAAACTTGGCGCATTGATCACTTACGGCTTCCAGCAGGTGCTGGCGATCATGGCCGCCACCATTGCCGTACCGATGATTGTAGGCAACGGCATGTCTACCGGTGCAGCGATCTTCGGAGCAGGCTGCGGCACCCTGGTCTATACCTTCTTTACGAAACGCAAGAGTCCGGTATTCCTGGGCAGCTCCTTCGCCTTTATCGGATCGATGGTTGCCGCCTTCGCCGGTGCCGTCAGTGTGCAGGCAGGCTTTGCGGGACTGTTACTCGGCGCAATCTTCGCGGGCCTTGTCTATGTCATCATTGCCGCGATCACAAAGGCTGTCGGCGTCGGCTGGATTGACCGCCTGATGCCGGCCGTCGTCATCGGCCCGACCGTTTCCATCATCGGTCTGAGCCTGGCCGGAAATGCGATCAGTGATCTGCAGGTCAGCTCCGCAACCGGTGAAACAACCAAGATTGCCGTCCTCTGCGGACTTGTTGCACTGTTTGCCACAATGCTTGCCAGCACCTACGGCAGGAAGCACGCACGTATGATCCCGTTCATCATCGGCATTCTTTCGGGATATGTTCTGGCAGCGATCTTCACCTTCATCGGAATCGCAACAGGAAACACAGCTCTGCAGATTACGAACTTCAGCGCCTTGACAAGTCTGTTTGCGGATGGCGTCCAGCTGTCTTCGTTCTTCTCGGTTCCTGACTTCACATTCACGCATGCATTCGCCGGCTTCTCCGAGATTACCGGTGCCTACGTTGGAACGATCTTTGCGGCCTATGTACCGGTTGCCTTCGTTGTCTTCGCAGAGCACATCGCAGACCACAAGAACATCTCGAGCATCATCGGCCGCGACCTGCTGAAGGATCCGGGACTGGATCACACTCTGCTGGGCGATGGAATCGGATCCATCGTCGGTGCCTTCTTCGGCGGCTGCCCGAACACAACGTACGGTGAATCGATCGGCTGCGTCGCCATTACCCGCAACGCTTCCGTCGCAACCATCATTACGGCTGCCATCGAGTGCATCTGCCTCTCCTTCCTGTCGCCGGTCGTCGGCTTCATTGCCACGATTCCTTCCTGCGTCATGGGCGGCGTGTGCATGGCTCTCTACGGATTCATCGCCGTATCCGGCCTCAAGATGGTACAGAACGTCGATCTTGATCAGAACCGCAACCTCTTCGTCGTCTCCACGATTCTCATCGCCGGCATCGGCGGACTGTCGCTGACGTTCGGAAGTGTAACGATCACCGCTGTCGCCTGCGCGCTGATTCTCGGCATCGTCGTCAACCTGATGCTGTCGAAGAAGCAGCCGGATGCTGATAACAACGATTGA
- a CDS encoding ISL3 family transposase, which produces MSLNTNKEDIMELFGLEDSDVEDFQYQNLNGNAQISVRLVPHYEPCPECGCKTPRIKDYYWKKITHSVLSDRKCTLLYRARRYVCPVCHRTYAEKNPFSFGSMSISAFTVQRVLTDLKNYNETFSSVARRYHLSPATAAYLFDDHVSLPRKPLPEMISFDEVYAFRNYSEKFVCVLMDFQRQTPIDFLNSRREDRLLSYFMKIPLEERKKVKACSFDMYDTYRTVMKKCFPNSIGIVDRFHLCQELGRQTDSVRIRAMKGTTKGSDEYYLLKKFNWILYRHSDSSTKDGKKLFDPNGQRRYNNHFKFPINYYDLREKLLKISPELMESWNLKEKVYDYYETATPNDREQKLNELITEFRKSQVPEMRHFASTLTKWRTEIINSLTTYGYIYKVDSKTGKPNAYHKRMTNAIIENRNSICKCIKKNANGYHNWDRFRNRLMYVLDKDATYSLNPIHSNVTKTAK; this is translated from the coding sequence ATGTCTCTTAACACGAATAAAGAGGACATCATGGAGCTCTTCGGCCTGGAAGACAGTGATGTGGAGGACTTCCAGTATCAGAACTTGAATGGAAATGCACAGATCTCAGTCCGGCTCGTTCCGCACTATGAGCCCTGCCCGGAATGCGGCTGTAAAACTCCAAGGATCAAAGATTATTACTGGAAGAAGATTACGCACAGTGTTCTTTCTGATCGTAAATGTACGCTGCTTTACCGGGCCAGACGATATGTCTGTCCGGTATGTCATCGAACCTATGCAGAGAAGAATCCATTCTCCTTTGGCAGTATGAGTATCTCCGCATTCACGGTTCAGAGAGTGCTCACGGATCTGAAGAACTATAACGAGACATTCTCTTCCGTTGCGCGCAGGTATCATCTCTCTCCTGCCACAGCTGCCTATCTGTTTGATGATCACGTCAGTCTTCCCAGGAAACCTCTGCCGGAGATGATCAGCTTTGATGAAGTCTATGCCTTCCGCAACTACAGCGAGAAATTCGTCTGTGTTCTTATGGATTTCCAGAGACAGACGCCCATTGATTTCCTGAACTCCAGACGGGAAGATCGGCTGCTCAGCTACTTTATGAAGATCCCGCTGGAAGAGCGGAAGAAAGTCAAAGCCTGTTCCTTCGATATGTACGATACCTATCGAACGGTCATGAAGAAGTGTTTCCCGAACAGTATCGGTATCGTGGACAGATTCCATCTCTGCCAGGAACTGGGACGCCAGACCGACAGTGTTCGAATCCGTGCCATGAAAGGAACCACAAAAGGTTCCGATGAATACTATCTTCTCAAGAAGTTCAACTGGATTCTCTACAGGCATTCCGACAGCAGCACAAAAGATGGTAAGAAGCTGTTCGATCCAAACGGACAGAGAAGATATAACAATCATTTCAAATTTCCGATTAACTACTATGATCTCCGCGAGAAGCTCCTGAAAATAAGCCCTGAGCTGATGGAGTCATGGAATCTGAAAGAAAAAGTATACGACTACTATGAGACCGCCACGCCCAACGATAGGGAGCAGAAACTGAACGAACTGATTACGGAGTTCAGGAAGTCTCAGGTACCGGAAATGCGTCACTTCGCCAGCACACTGACCAAATGGCGGACCGAAATCATCAATTCTCTTACTACCTACGGCTACATCTACAAGGTCGATTCCAAGACCGGCAAACCCAATGCCTATCATAAGCGGATGACCAATGCGATCATTGAAAACCGAAACTCAATCTGTAAGTGCATCAAGAAGAATGCGAACGGCTATCACAACTGGGACAGATTCCGCAACCGCCTCATGTACGTTCTGGACAAGGATGCGACCTACTCATTGAACCCGATACACTCGAATGTCACAAAAACGGCGAAATAA
- a CDS encoding TIGR01212 family radical SAM protein (This family includes YhcC from E. coli K-12, an uncharacterized radical SAM protein.) — translation MERYRMFSHWCMETYGHKLYRIALDAGMTCPNRDGTLDSRGCIFCDAGGSGDFATKYDGQKIDMSSVSYVHHPELGNGYFIAYFQAYTNTYAPLKRLRFLFSSALSDPLFAGISIATRSDCLGPDVISLLDELKKEYPSKFIWIELGLQTMHEDTARWMRRGYPLSVFEQAVNVLQIHGFPVIVHVILGLPGEDKQRVLETVRYLNRFHLFGVKYQLLHVLKNTDLETLYEEGKVHALTLDAYVDLVAACIASTDPSVILMRLSGDGDPEELIAPLWSLAKRQVLNRIQHELKTRNITQGCWLPL, via the coding sequence ATGGAACGCTATCGCATGTTTTCGCACTGGTGCATGGAAACCTACGGCCATAAGCTGTACCGCATCGCTCTCGATGCGGGGATGACCTGTCCCAACCGGGACGGGACACTTGACAGCCGGGGCTGTATTTTCTGCGACGCGGGAGGCAGCGGTGACTTTGCGACAAAGTACGACGGCCAGAAGATCGATATGTCTTCGGTTTCTTATGTCCATCATCCGGAACTGGGGAACGGATATTTCATTGCCTATTTTCAGGCCTACACCAATACCTATGCGCCCCTGAAGCGGCTTCGGTTTCTGTTTTCATCGGCGCTTTCAGATCCCTTGTTTGCCGGTATCTCCATCGCTACGCGGTCGGACTGTCTGGGGCCGGACGTCATTTCTCTGCTGGATGAGCTGAAGAAGGAATATCCTTCAAAGTTTATCTGGATCGAACTTGGCCTGCAGACGATGCACGAAGATACGGCACGCTGGATGCGGCGGGGTTATCCGCTGTCTGTCTTTGAACAGGCGGTGAACGTGCTTCAAATACACGGCTTTCCGGTCATTGTGCATGTGATTCTCGGTCTGCCCGGGGAAGACAAACAACGGGTGCTGGAAACGGTGCGCTATCTCAATCGCTTTCATCTTTTCGGTGTGAAGTATCAGCTGCTGCATGTGCTGAAGAATACGGATCTTGAAACCCTGTATGAGGAGGGAAAGGTTCATGCTTTGACACTTGATGCGTATGTGGATCTAGTCGCTGCGTGCATAGCAAGTACCGATCCGTCTGTGATTCTGATGCGGCTGAGCGGAGACGGGGATCCTGAGGAACTGATTGCGCCGTTATGGTCACTTGCAAAGAGGCAGGTGCTCAACCGGATTCAGCACGAACTCAAGACGCGAAATATTACGCAGGGGTGCTGGCTTCCGCTATAA
- a CDS encoding trimeric intracellular cation channel family protein: protein MEELTFIFEIIGTVAFAISGAICGLRFRNDLFGVISLAVITATGGGVIRDVILGVTPPSAFTNPVYVSVAAVTGVIVFIVSYVSLKKHQEFNPTSYRRVLFYMDSIGLGIFTVLGCQTAFSMYGGDNLFLCVFSGMITGVGGGLLRDMIVDQLPDIFRKYVYAVASILGGLVSALLLRAGCRSLAIYLPAAMIVAVRILASHYNWSLPKVEEFPEHWKK from the coding sequence ATGGAAGAGCTGACATTTATTTTTGAGATCATTGGGACGGTTGCCTTTGCGATCAGCGGCGCCATCTGCGGGCTGCGTTTTCGAAACGATCTTTTCGGTGTGATCAGTCTTGCCGTCATTACAGCGACGGGAGGAGGCGTGATCCGCGATGTGATTCTCGGTGTGACGCCGCCTTCGGCATTTACCAATCCGGTGTATGTTTCGGTTGCGGCAGTGACGGGTGTGATCGTGTTCATCGTTTCCTATGTGTCGTTAAAGAAACATCAGGAGTTCAATCCGACTTCCTATCGCCGTGTTCTCTTCTATATGGATTCCATCGGTCTGGGCATTTTTACGGTGCTTGGCTGTCAGACTGCATTTTCGATGTACGGGGGAGACAATCTCTTTCTCTGCGTCTTTTCGGGAATGATCACCGGTGTCGGCGGCGGTCTGTTACGGGATATGATCGTGGATCAGCTGCCGGATATCTTCCGGAAGTATGTGTATGCGGTGGCTTCGATTCTTGGCGGCCTTGTGTCGGCGCTTCTGCTGCGGGCCGGGTGCCGGTCGCTGGCCATCTATCTGCCGGCCGCAATGATTGTGGCGGTGCGGATTCTGGCGTCGCATTACAACTGGTCGCTTCCAAAGGTTGAGGAGTTTCCGGAGCACTGGAAAAAATAA
- a CDS encoding DMT family transporter, producing the protein MSKNVKGAFLTLMGGVCWGLSGSMGQYLFDVKGMDAHWLVPIRLGAAGIILLLYSFLHNRRQTLEVWKGKDDRLQLIVYGLLGVSLCQYLYFRTIQLSSAAVGTILQDLSPIFILLVECIRFHRPPSFNEISAIVLALTGVYLLTTHGTKGDAVPINALITGVCCAVTVMIYNVVPEKLLQKYPVTMLQGWAFLMGSVFFAIVFHIWTYSYTPDFVGILGICFVVLVGNVMAFPLYMAGVHLIGPEKGILYGFSEPATAAIVTVAIFGSSFTVYDLIGFVCIFAMLALISRNKKD; encoded by the coding sequence ATGAGCAAAAACGTAAAGGGAGCATTTCTGACGCTGATGGGCGGCGTCTGCTGGGGTCTTTCCGGGAGTATGGGACAGTACCTGTTTGATGTCAAAGGCATGGATGCCCACTGGCTCGTGCCGATTCGTCTCGGAGCTGCGGGCATCATTCTCCTTTTGTACAGCTTCCTTCATAACCGCCGGCAGACACTGGAAGTCTGGAAGGGAAAGGATGACCGCCTCCAGCTGATTGTCTACGGACTTCTGGGCGTCAGCCTGTGCCAGTATCTGTACTTCCGTACGATTCAGCTTTCTTCTGCCGCTGTCGGAACGATCCTGCAGGACCTTTCGCCGATCTTCATTCTCCTTGTCGAGTGCATCCGTTTTCACCGCCCGCCCTCCTTCAATGAAATCAGTGCCATCGTGCTGGCGCTGACGGGCGTCTATCTGCTGACAACCCATGGAACCAAGGGTGATGCGGTACCTATCAATGCCCTGATCACCGGCGTCTGCTGCGCGGTTACCGTCATGATCTACAACGTCGTTCCGGAGAAGCTTCTGCAGAAATACCCCGTAACGATGCTTCAGGGATGGGCCTTTCTGATGGGCTCCGTCTTCTTTGCCATCGTCTTCCATATCTGGACCTACAGCTATACACCGGACTTTGTCGGCATCCTTGGTATCTGCTTCGTCGTCCTGGTCGGCAACGTGATGGCCTTCCCTCTTTACATGGCCGGCGTCCATCTGATCGGTCCCGAAAAGGGCATCCTCTACGGCTTCTCGGAGCCGGCTACCGCAGCCATCGTCACCGTCGCCATCTTCGGCTCCTCCTTTACCGTCTATGATCTGATCGGCTTCGTGTGCATCTTTGCGATGCTCGCGCTGATTTCGCGCAATAAGAAGGATTAA
- a CDS encoding acyl-CoA dehydratase activase yields the protein MRVGLDIGSTTIKCVVLDDAQHIVYSTYERHMSHILEKGEEILSRILRDYIPDGKAYLAISGSAGMGLAERSGIPFVQEVFATRVAAKRLAPGTDCIIELGGEDAKILFLTNGVEVRMNGSCAGGTGAFIDQMATLLKMAPDEMDKAALKAERTYTIASRCGVFAKSDVQPLINQGAKAGDIAASIYQAVVNQTIAGLAQGRPIQGNVLYLGGPLTFSACLRKCFDDTLHVQGKCPENSLLYVAMGAAFYADHEVDIHAAIDSLHAYSSTATYNSLPPLFKNKEEYWEFHNRHARASVPTRKWTDDVGPVHIGIDSGSTTIKMVVIDNDGRILYQWYQPNNGNPIIPMRETLMKLYQLHPNMQVASATTTGYGEELMKHAFHCDFGLVETVAHFTAARNFMPDVDFIIDIGGQDMKCFKIEDGAISSIFLNEACSSGCGSFLQTFAKALGYDVQEFARMGLYGDRPVDLGSRCTVFMNSQVKQAQKDGASLENISAGLSISVVKNALYKVIRCASPEELGRKIVVQGGTFYNESVLRAFEKEMGVNVIRPDIAGLMGAYGAALYGKKHAGADGHSTLLNLAELEGFQQDVKAFTCQLCGNHCQLTINTFADGKKFISGNRCDRPVTGKSNDESLNMYAWKQKKLHDYAADQGDGNRGTIGIPLTLNMYELLPFWHAFWKTLGFRVLVSPPSTRKMYQDGQGTIPSDTVCYPAKLTHGHIHWLAEKHPDAIFYPCMSYNMDEHLGDNHYNCPVVAYYPEVLEDNCRELEGETFLRPFIDLSHPDEFRKRFPAFIHEHWPKIEDEEIDAAITAAYREYYKYMAETRAKGDEVIAEARKQGRHILVLSGRPYHVDPEVNHGIDRLITKMGAAVITEDSISEKTGHMKTAVLNQWSYHSRLYAAAKYCTTQPDMDLVQLVSFGCGLDAITTDETKEILQEGGKLYTQLKIDEITNLGTVNIRLRSLLAALEERKEDAREEA from the coding sequence ATGCGAGTAGGACTGGATATCGGGTCGACTACGATCAAGTGCGTCGTTCTGGATGATGCGCAGCACATCGTTTATTCCACATATGAACGGCATATGAGCCATATTCTTGAAAAAGGAGAAGAGATCCTGTCCCGTATCCTTCGCGACTATATTCCGGATGGCAAGGCTTATCTTGCAATCTCCGGATCGGCAGGCATGGGCCTGGCGGAACGCAGCGGCATTCCCTTTGTTCAGGAGGTGTTCGCTACCCGCGTTGCCGCAAAGCGGCTGGCACCGGGCACCGACTGCATCATTGAGCTGGGCGGCGAAGATGCCAAGATCCTGTTTCTGACCAATGGTGTTGAAGTACGTATGAACGGCTCCTGTGCCGGCGGTACGGGTGCGTTCATCGATCAGATGGCGACACTGCTGAAGATGGCACCGGATGAGATGGACAAGGCGGCCCTCAAGGCGGAGCGTACCTATACGATCGCTTCACGCTGCGGCGTCTTTGCAAAGTCAGACGTGCAGCCTTTGATCAATCAGGGTGCCAAGGCCGGTGATATTGCGGCCTCCATTTATCAGGCGGTTGTCAACCAGACAATTGCGGGACTTGCCCAGGGGCGTCCGATTCAGGGAAACGTTCTGTATCTTGGCGGACCGCTGACCTTCTCGGCATGTCTGCGCAAGTGCTTTGATGATACGCTCCATGTGCAGGGGAAGTGCCCTGAGAATTCGCTGCTGTATGTAGCAATGGGGGCGGCTTTCTATGCGGACCATGAGGTTGATATCCATGCGGCGATCGATTCTCTGCATGCCTACAGTTCGACGGCAACCTACAACTCTCTGCCGCCGCTGTTCAAGAATAAAGAGGAATACTGGGAGTTCCATAACCGCCATGCCAGGGCATCAGTGCCAACGCGCAAGTGGACGGATGATGTTGGGCCGGTGCATATCGGCATTGACTCGGGATCGACGACCATCAAGATGGTTGTCATCGACAATGACGGCAGGATTCTGTACCAGTGGTATCAGCCCAATAACGGCAATCCGATCATTCCGATGCGAGAGACGCTGATGAAGCTTTACCAGCTCCATCCCAATATGCAGGTGGCTTCCGCGACGACGACAGGCTATGGCGAAGAACTGATGAAACATGCGTTCCACTGCGACTTCGGTCTGGTTGAGACAGTGGCTCACTTTACTGCTGCCCGCAACTTCATGCCGGACGTGGACTTCATCATCGATATCGGCGGCCAGGACATGAAGTGCTTCAAGATCGAGGACGGCGCAATTTCGAGCATCTTCCTCAATGAGGCATGTTCGTCGGGCTGCGGATCGTTCCTGCAGACGTTTGCCAAGGCACTTGGCTATGATGTGCAGGAGTTTGCGCGCATGGGTCTCTATGGGGATCGGCCGGTGGATCTTGGTTCGCGCTGCACGGTCTTCATGAATTCGCAGGTGAAGCAGGCGCAGAAGGACGGGGCGTCGCTGGAAAACATCAGTGCCGGCCTTTCGATTTCGGTCGTCAAGAATGCGCTGTACAAGGTCATCCGCTGCGCGAGCCCGGAAGAGCTTGGGCGCAAGATCGTCGTGCAGGGCGGTACGTTCTACAATGAGTCGGTTCTGCGCGCGTTCGAGAAGGAGATGGGCGTCAACGTCATCCGTCCCGACATTGCGGGACTGATGGGCGCCTATGGTGCGGCATTATACGGAAAGAAACATGCGGGTGCCGACGGGCACAGTACGCTGTTGAATCTTGCGGAGCTTGAAGGCTTCCAGCAGGATGTGAAGGCATTTACATGCCAGCTGTGCGGCAATCACTGCCAGCTGACGATCAATACGTTTGCGGATGGGAAGAAGTTCATCTCGGGTAACCGCTGCGATCGTCCGGTGACCGGCAAGAGCAACGATGAGTCGCTGAACATGTACGCATGGAAGCAGAAGAAGCTCCATGACTATGCGGCGGATCAGGGCGATGGCAATAGAGGCACGATCGGCATTCCGCTGACGCTGAACATGTATGAACTTCTGCCGTTCTGGCATGCGTTCTGGAAGACGCTCGGCTTCCGGGTGCTGGTGTCGCCGCCTTCGACGCGCAAGATGTACCAGGATGGTCAGGGTACGATTCCAAGTGATACGGTGTGCTATCCGGCGAAGCTGACGCACGGGCACATTCACTGGCTGGCTGAGAAGCATCCGGATGCGATCTTCTATCCGTGCATGAGCTACAACATGGATGAGCATCTGGGTGACAATCACTATAACTGTCCGGTTGTGGCCTATTATCCGGAGGTTCTGGAGGACAATTGCAGGGAGCTGGAGGGTGAGACCTTCCTGCGCCCGTTCATTGATCTTTCGCATCCGGATGAGTTCCGCAAACGGTTCCCGGCGTTCATTCATGAGCACTGGCCGAAGATTGAGGATGAAGAGATCGATGCGGCGATCACGGCAGCGTACCGGGAATACTACAAATATATGGCTGAGACGCGTGCCAAGGGCGATGAAGTAATCGCCGAAGCAAGAAAACAGGGCCGGCATATTCTGGTACTGTCCGGTCGTCCGTATCATGTGGATCCGGAGGTGAATCACGGCATTGACCGTCTGATTACGAAGATGGGTGCGGCTGTCATTACGGAGGACTCCATTTCGGAAAAGACGGGACACATGAAGACGGCGGTCCTGAATCAGTGGAGCTATCATTCGCGGCTGTATGCGGCGGCGAAGTACTGTACGACGCAGCCGGACATGGATCTGGTGCAGCTGGTTTCGTTCGGATGCGGTCTGGATGCGATTACAACCGATGAGACGAAGGAGATTCTGCAGGAGGGCGGCAAGCTGTATACGCAGTTGAAGATTGATGAGATCACCAACCTTGGTACGGTAAACATTCGTCTGCGTTCGCTGCTGGCGGCATTGGAAGAGCGGAAGGAAGATGCGAGGGAGGAAGCGTAA